The Nocardiopsis composta genome includes the window AGCACCTCCGCGGCGACGTCGGCGATGTCGTCCCGGGACACCCAGGCGGCCCGGCCGCTGCCGGCCGGGCCGCGCACCACGCCGGCCGGGTCGACCCAGCGCGGCAGCAGGTCCAGATAGAGGCTGGGGCGGAGGAAGGTGTGCTCCACACCGGTCGTCCTGATGTGCGCCTCGGTGAAGAAGTGGTCCCGGGCGAAGGTGAAGACCGCGGCCGGCCCCGCGCTGAGGAAGGACAGGTAGACGATCCGGGAGACGCCCGCCGCCACCGCCGCGTCGACCGCCGCGATGTGCCGGTCCACCCGGTCGGCCGACTCCGTGGCCGAGACGAGGAAGAGCGTCTGCGCGCCGCGCAGCGCCCGCTCCATGCTGCGCGCGTCCTCGTAGGCGGCCATCGAGGCGGACGCCTCCGGCAGCTCCGGGGCCCGGTTGAGGTCCCGGACGATGAGCCGCTGCGCGGCGCCCTTCCGGGCCAGCCGCGCGGCCACCCGGCCCCCGACGGCACCGGTGGCCCCGGTGACCGCGATGGTGTGCGTTATTGCCTGATCGTCACCCATGCTCGACATTGTCACCGGAACCCGCGCTCGGCGCACGAACCGGGTGCTCAGCGCGTCGCGCCGGAGGCGCGGCCGGGCTCGGCGGAGGCCGGCCGGCGGTAGGCGAGCCGGCGCAGCGCCGCCTCGGCCGGTCCGCGGCGGCCGGCCCGCTCCAGCCACCAGGCGAGCAGCACCGTGGCCAGCCACACGCCGACGGCGAACAGCGCCATGGCGGCGCTGCCGAACACGCCGCCCAGCCCCAGCCCCCAGGCGGACAGCAGCGGCGCGCACAGTACCGACTGGGCGAGGTAGCAGGTCAGCGACCGCTTGCCCACCGCGGTGACCGCGCCGCTCACCGGCCCCGGCCGCCGGCCGCGCAGCCCAGCGCCGATCAGGCCGAACAGGGCGACGTAGCCGATGCCGCAGGCCAGCCCGGTGACCGGCTGGGTGAGCGCGAAGATCCAGTCGGCGTTGTCCGGCACGCCCAGTACGCCGGTGTGGTCGAGGGCGTGCGGGAGGCCGCCGAGCCAGCCGACGGCGATGCCGGCCGCCGCGGTGGTCCGGAGCAGCCGGAGGTGGTTCCACGGCTCCTCCAGGATCCGGCGGCGCGCGGCCCAGAAGGCCAGCAGGATCGCCACCGGGACGGTCAGCCCGAGCAGCCCTTGGGCCAGGACGATCACCGGCCAGACGGAGAGGCGCAGCACCGCCGCGTGCAGCGGGTCCTCCTCACTGGCGCTGGCGGTCGCGAAGGCGGTCGGCTCCAGGCCCTCCGCCGCGGGCGCGCCGGAGGCGGCGGCGAAGTAGGCGCCGATCGCCCCCAGGACCGCCATGGCGACCAGCAGGCCGGTGCCGATCCCGGCCCACACCAGCAGCGTGCGGTCGGCGCGGCGGATGAACAGCCAGGCCAGCACCAGCCCGGCGAGCCCGTAGGCGCCCAGCACGTCGCCGGCGAACAGCAGCAGCGCGTGCACGGCACCGAAGGCCAGCAGCCACAGGTTGCGCCGGCGCAGCAGCGCCAGCGCGTCCCGCTCGGAGGCCCCGGCGGCCCGCTGCCGGGCGAGGACCTGCACCATCCCGTAGCCGAACAGGAACGCGAACATCGGATAGACCCGCAGGTCCACACCGGTGATGATGACGGCCTGGACCACGCGGTCGAGCACCGAGCCGTCGGTCGGGTGGAAGCCGACCGAGCCGTACTCCCGCCCCCACAGGTAGAAGGGGGTGTTGGCGAGCGCGATCAGCAGCAGCATGGCGCCCCGGGCCAGGTCGGGGGCGAGGGCCCGCTCCCCGGTGCGCACCGGGCCGCGCAGCGGTGTCCGGGTGTCGTCCATGGCCACGGCCTCCCTGCGGGCGGCGGCGGGCGGCCGACCTGCCCTCGATCATCCCCCGCCCACCGGAGGGCGGGCATCCGCCGGGAGAGGGAACCGCGGCCCTCCTCCGGGGGAGTCCCCGGCCTCCTCCGCGAGAAGGAGCCGTCCTCCGCCGCCGGGGGAGCGGACCCCGGTGCGGTTCGGCGGGCGCCCCCGGCGGGGCCGGGCGAGCGCCGGTACGGCGGCGCCGGGCCCCGGAGGCCGCCGGCGGGCGGTACCCCGGCTCGGCCCGCGAGGCGGCCGTCCCGCCCGGGGCGGCGTCCCGCGCTCCCT containing:
- a CDS encoding SDR family oxidoreductase, which codes for MGDDQAITHTIAVTGATGAVGGRVAARLARKGAAQRLIVRDLNRAPELPEASASMAAYEDARSMERALRGAQTLFLVSATESADRVDRHIAAVDAAVAAGVSRIVYLSFLSAGPAAVFTFARDHFFTEAHIRTTGVEHTFLRPSLYLDLLPRWVDPAGVVRGPAGSGRAAWVSRDDIADVAAEVLLSPGVHDGRTYDLTGPEAVTLGETVRRLSVLTGKTVRYVPETWEEALASRRASGAEEWEIEGWASSYAAIAAGELDTVSPAVPDITGHPAQTIEGFLRRHPSALSHVDT
- a CDS encoding DUF418 domain-containing protein encodes the protein MDDTRTPLRGPVRTGERALAPDLARGAMLLLIALANTPFYLWGREYGSVGFHPTDGSVLDRVVQAVIITGVDLRVYPMFAFLFGYGMVQVLARQRAAGASERDALALLRRRNLWLLAFGAVHALLLFAGDVLGAYGLAGLVLAWLFIRRADRTLLVWAGIGTGLLVAMAVLGAIGAYFAAASGAPAAEGLEPTAFATASASEEDPLHAAVLRLSVWPVIVLAQGLLGLTVPVAILLAFWAARRRILEEPWNHLRLLRTTAAAGIAVGWLGGLPHALDHTGVLGVPDNADWIFALTQPVTGLACGIGYVALFGLIGAGLRGRRPGPVSGAVTAVGKRSLTCYLAQSVLCAPLLSAWGLGLGGVFGSAAMALFAVGVWLATVLLAWWLERAGRRGPAEAALRRLAYRRPASAEPGRASGATR